ATGCTGGTCATTACGGTGGCATGGATCGTCCTGGCCCATGCAAGGCTGTCGTAACCTTTCTTGACGCCAACTAAATTTCCCAGTCGCAAATGCGCGATGATGCCCTTACTTCACCAATGGAGGCATTCATGAGCTACCTGCGAACCGTTCATCCTCGACACCACGCCGGCAAGCGCCCCTTCGAGCGGCGCATCGACGACCGGACCGCCAGCGACATCGGCGACGCGCTGCGCGCGGACAGCGTCCAGGCCGCCGCCATGGCCATGGAACACTTGCAGGTCGATGTGCAGGTGGCCTTGCGCGTCCTGACGGGCACCAGGGAAGAAACCGGTCCGGTCATGCGCAGAAGGGATTCCGGCCCCACGGCCACCGGATGAATCAAGCTTCCTGTCCTGTCCCCTCTCTGTCCTGCGCCGGCCTTGCCGGCCAGGACGCAGTTGCTCCAGCTCTCCCTCTGCGTTGACGTTCACCAAGTTGCCAGACCGGCAAGGGACGATCATGAAATTTCAACAACGGAGGACGATATGAGCTACCAATGGATCGACGATCACCGCCCCGCCGCCGACAAGCGCCAGGACAGCCTGGGCGAGCGCCGCAGCGACCACCAGACCGCGCAGAAGATCCGCGACGCCCTGCGCGCCCGCAGCGTCCACGCGGCGGCCCAGGCGCTGCAGCACCAGCAGGTCGACCTGGCGACGGCGCTGCGGGTGCTGGTGAAGCCGGCGTGGCGGCGCGCGTGCTGACAGCGAAGCCCACTGTTTTCAAACCATCCCATTCCTCGCCCCGCCGAGCCCCAACGCGGTAAAATGGCAACCCGAGCCCGGCCCCCTGCCGGGCTTCCGATTGCCAAGCCATGAACGTTCCACACGAAATCAACGCCGCCGCGGCCAAGGCCCTTGCCACCGCCGAAAAGCACACCCCCATGATGCAACAGTACCTGCGCATCAAAGCGGATTACCCGACCATGCTCGTCTTCTACCGCATGGGCGACTTCTACGAGCTGTTCTTCGAAGACGCCGAGAAGGCCGCACGCATCCTGGGCATCACGCTGACGGCGCGCGGCACCTCGAACGGCAATCCGATCAAGATGGCGGGCGTGCCTTTCCACTCGCTCGACCCCTACCTGGCCAAGCTGGTGAAGCTGGGCGAGTCCTGCGCGATCTGCGAACAGATCGGCGACCCGGCCCTGGCCAAGGGCCCGGTCGAACGCAAGGTGGTGCGCGTGGTCACGCCCGGCACCCTCACCGATTCGGACCTGCTGCCGGAGAAGGCCGAGCGTCCGCTGCTGGCCGTGTGCACGGTCCCGAACCGCAAGCATGTGACCACCGGCCTGGCCTGGCTGTCGCTGGCCAGCGGCGCGCTGAAGCTGATGGAATTCACGGCCGACTCGCGGAGCGCCGCCCTGCGCCTGGTGCAGGAGCTGGAGCGCATCGCGCCGGCCGAGATCCTGCGCGCGGACGCCATTGCCGACATGTTCGACGAGGCCCCGGCCGGCCACATGCAGAACGTGCCCGAGTGGCACTTCGAGGTCGTGCACGGCCACAAGGCGCTGCTCGACCAGCTGGGCGTGTCGACCCTGAGCGGCTTCGGCGCGGACGGCCTCGGCGCCGCCTTCGGCGCGGCCGGCGCGCTGCTGCGCTACGCCCAGTCGACCCAGGGTCGCGGCCTGCAGCACGTGAAGAGCCTGGCGGTCGAATCGGAGAACGAATTCATCGGCCTGGACGCCGCCACGCGCCGCAACCTCGAGCTGACCGAGACCATCCGCGGGATGGAATCGCCGACCCTGTTTTCGCTGCTGGACGGCTGCCGCACCGCGATGGGTTCGCGCCTGCTGCGCCACTGGATCCACCACGCCCGGCGCGAGCAGTCGGTGGCGCGCGGCCGCCACGAGGCGATCGCCGCGCTGGCCGAACACGATGCCTGCGCCCCGCTGTCCGCCACGCTGGCGCACGTGCCGGACGTCGAGCGCATCACCACCCGCATCGCCCTGCTGACCGCGCGCCCGCGCGACCTGGCCAGCCTGCGCGACGGCCTGAAACAGCTGCCGGTCCTGCGCGAAGGCGTGGCAAGCTGCTTCATCCCCGGCGAAGGATCAGCTGACCGCGCCCTGCTGCGCGACATCCATGAAGCGATCGCGATTCCGCAGGACTGCCTGGACCTGCTGGCGCGCGCGATCGCGGAAGAGCCGGCGGCCATGGTACGCGACGGCGGCGTGTTCGCGCGCGGCTTCGACGCCGAGCTGGACGAGCTGCGCGCGCTGTCCGAGAACGCCGGCCAGTTCCTGGTCGACCTCGAGACCCGCGAGCGCGCCCGCACCGGCATCGCCAACCTGCGCGTCGAGTACAACAAGGTGCACGGCTTCTACATCGAGGTCACCAACGGCCAGGCCGACAAGGTGCCCGAGGACTACCGCCGCCGCCAGACCCTGAAGAACTGCGAGCGCTACATCACGCCGGAGCTCAAGGCTTTCGAAGACAAGGCCCTGTCGGCGCAGGACCGTGCGCTGGCGCGCGAGAAGCTGCTGTACGACCTGCTGCTGGGCGAACTGGCGCCGCATATCGCCTGCCTGCAAAGGGTCGCCGGCGGCATCGCCCGGATCGACGCGCTGGTGGCGCTGACCGCGCATGCGGTCCGCAACAACTGGTGCCGCCCGCAGCTGGTGGACGCGCCCTGCCTCACCATCGTCGAGGGCCGCCATCCGGTGGTCGAGAACCAGATCGAGCGCTTCATCGCCAACGACTGCCGCCTCTCGAACGACAAGCGCCTGCTCCTGATCACCGGCCCGAACATGGGCGGTAAATCGACCTTCATGCGCCAGGTGGCCCTGATCACGCTGCTGGCCTACGTGGGCAGCTATGTGCCGGCGACCAGCGCGACGATCGGTCCGATCGACCGCATCTTCACCCGCATCGGCGCGTCCGACGACCTGGCCAACGGCCGCTCCACCTTCATGGTCGAGATGACGGAATCGGCGGCGATCCTGAACGGCGCCACCGAGCATTCGCTGGTGCTGATGGACGAAGTCGGACGCGGCACCTCGACCTTCGACGGCCTGGCCCTGGCCTGGGCGATCGCGCGCCACCTGATCGACACCAGCCGCAGCTTCACCCTGTTCGCGACCCACTACTTCGAGCTGACCCAGCTGCCGGACGCCCACCCGAGCGCGGCCAACGTGCACCTGTCGGCGGTCGAGCACAAGGACAGCATCGTGTTCCTGCACGCGGTCCAGGACGGCCCGGCCTCGCAGAGCTACGGCCTGCAGGTGGCGCAGCTGGCCGGCGTGCCGCCGGCGGTGATCCGCGCCGCGCGCAAGCACCTGGCGCGGCTTGAATCGCAGGCCCTGGACGCCACGCCCCAGCTGGACCTGTTCGCGGCGGCGCCGTGCGACGATGCCGGGACTTCGCAGGAGCTGCCGCAGGACCGGCCGGCGCAAGCGCCGCAGGCCGCCGCCGCGGTGCCGGCAGCCGCCGAATCGCCGGCGCTCACCCTGCTGGATGCCATCGACCCGGATGCGCTGACCCCGCGCGAAGCGCTCGAGCGGCTGTACGAGCTCAAGCGCCTGGCCAGCGCATAATGCCGGCCCGCCTGCGCCTGGGCATCCTGCTCGCCGCCGTGCTGGTGTCGGGCGGCGCCCTCGCGGCAAAGGACGCCAAGGATGCCAGGGACACGAAGGACTCGGGTGACGGTCTGGCGCACCGGTTCGCGGTGGTCGGACACGGCGTGGGCGACAGCGGCGAACTGCGCCTCAAGCACGCCCTCGACGAGGCCGACGACAAGTCGACCGCCTTCGTGGTGGTCACCGGCATCAAGGGCAGCAAGGAAGCCTGCAGCGACAAGCTGTACCAGCAGCGCCGCGAGCTGATCGGCGACGCGCACCGCCCCACGGTGGTGGTGCCGGCCGCCAGCGACTGGACCGAGTGCCGCAACAGCGCCGGCCGCTCGAACGCGATCGAACGCCTGAACCGGCTGCGCGAACTGTTCTACGGCGAACCGCAATCGCTGGGCGCGCGCAAGCTGCCCCTCACGCGCCAGTCGATGAGCCCGCGCTTTCGCAGCTATGCGGAGAATGCCCACTGGTCGGTCGGCAAGGTGCTGTATTCCGCGCTCAACCTCCCGGCCAACAACAACCACTACCTGACGGAAGCGGGCCGCAACAGCGAGTACGAAGACCGGCTGGTGGCCAACCGCTTCTGGCTGAACCGCTTATTCACCATCGCGCGGCGCGACAATCTGGAAGCGATCGTGCTGTTTGCCGAAGGCGACCTGCGGGCGCTGTCGCAGCCGACCGGGCTGCGCGCCCTGCTGCGTCGCGCGGTGCCGGACAACGACGGTTTTGCCGAGACGCGCCGCCTGGTGCTGTCGCTGGCGCAGCGCTTCAAGGGCAAGGTGCTGCTGGTCGACAGCGCGCCGCTGGCCAGGCATGCGAAGCCGGCGATCGAATGGCGCGGCAACCTGGGCCATCTATCGGTCGGGGATGAGGAAATCGAGGTCGCGGTGGATCCGGCGCTGAAGGCCCTGTTCCGGGTGGCCGAGGTGAACGAGGCGGGCGCGAAAGCCAGGCCGGAGAAACAGGAAAAGCAGGACAAACAGGAAAAACAGGAAGAGACGCGCCATCCAAAAGCGGTCAAATGACCAATTGGAAGCGCGCAAATGAGCACGGGCCGCCCATGGCGGCCCGTCAGTAAAGCGGCGCGATCAGTTCAGCGGCTGGCTGCGGAAATGGTCGCCTTCTTCGCCGTCATCCATGTCGTCGTGGTGGTGGCCGTGGGCGCCATGCACGTGACCGTGGGTGATCTCTTCCGGGGTCGCGGCGCGCACGTCGATCACCGACAGGTCGAAGCGCAGGGCCATGCCGGCCAGCGGGTGGTTACCGTCGAGCACGACCTTGTCGTCCGAGATTTCGGTCACGGTGAAGATCGTCGGTTCGTCTTCGCTGCCTTCGGCCATGCCTTCGAACTGCATGCCGACTTCCAGCGGCTCCGGCAGGCGCGAACGCTCTTCGACCTTCAGCAGGCTCGGGTCGTAGTCGCCGAAGGCGTCTTCCGGCTCGATCTGGATGGTCGACGAATAGCCCACTTCCTTACCGTCCAGTTCCTCTTCGATTTTCGGCAGCGTATTCTCGTAGCCGCCGTGCAGGTACACCATCGGCTGGGCGCCGTCTTCGATCAGGTTGTTCTGGGCGTCGGACAGCTTGTAGTTGACCGATACGACCGTGTTCTGGGCAATCTTCATTGCGCTTCCTTTCGTAATTGAGGCGCCGATTATACTCCCGCCAACGCCGAAGCCCTCCAGCGGCTGGTTATAATGTCGCATGAAAAAATTACAGCTCCTCGGGAACATCACTCCCGCCCAGTTTCTCCGCGATTACTGGCACAAGAAGCCGCTGCTGATCCGGCAGGCGATCCCCGATTTCAAACCCCTGCTCAAGTTCGACAAGCTGGCCGAGCTGGCCAGGCTGAACCACGTCGAATCGCGCGTGGTCGCCCAGACCGGCAGCGAGTGGGACATGCAGCACGGCCCGCTGCAGGAACTGCCGCCGCGCAGCCAGCGCGAATGGACCCTGCTGGTGCAGGGCGTCAACCTGCATGAGCCGAAAGCCGACGCCCTGCTGCGCGAATTCCGCTTCGTGCCGGACGCGCGCCTGGACGACCTGATGGTCAGCTTCGCCACCGACGGCGGCGGCGTCGGCCCGCACTTCGATTCCTACGACGTGTTCCTGCTGCAGGCCCAGGGCCGGCGCCGCTGGCGCATCGGCGCCCAGCAGGACCTGAGCCTGGTCGAGGGCTTGCCGCTGAAGATCCTCGCCAACTTCGAACCGGAAGAGGAATTCGTGCTCGAGCCGGGCGACATGCTCTACCTGCCGCCGCACTACGCCCACGACGGCATCGCCGAGAGCGAATGCATGACCTATTCGATCGGCTTCCGCTCGCCCTCCTTCCAGGAACTGGGCGAAGGCTTCCTGCAGTTCATGGCCGACTCCATCGACCTGCCGGGCCGCTATGCCGATCCGGACCTGCAGCCGGCGAAGAACCCGGCCGAGATCCCCAAGGAAATGCTCGCCAGTGTCATCGAAGAATTGAACAAGGTGCGCTGGGACGAGGAAGACGTCACGATCTTCCTCGGCGAATACCTGTCCGAGCCCAAGCACAATGTGTTCTTCACCCCGGTCGCCAAGCCGCTGACCGTGGGCCGCTTCATGGAACAGGCCGCCAAGCGCGGCCTGAAGCTGTCGCCGAAAACGCTGATGCTGTACCGCGGCAGGCACGTGTTCATCAATGGCGAGTCTTTCGAGCTGAAGCGCGCCGACAAGGCGGTGCTCGACCAGCTGGCCAACCAGCGCAGCCTCGACGGCGGCATGCTGGAGCAGGCTTCCGATGACGTGCTGGAAGCGCTCTACACCTGGTATTCGGACGGCTGGCTGGAACTGGGCTGAGCGTCGCATGGCCGAGCCGACGATCCTGCGTTTCGACACCCGCGCCGAGTTCCAGCGGCATCTGCGCGCGGCACTGGAACGGGCGCAGGCCTCGCTCGACCTGTTCGATCCGGATTTCGCCATGTTCCCGCTGGGCGATCCGGACGTCGACGCCATCCTGCGCCGTTTCCTGCAAGGCGGCGGCCTGCTGCGCCTGGCGATGCACGACAGCGCCCACATTGAGCGCCACTACCCGCGCTTCCTGCGCCTGCTGCGCGACCATGGCCAGCGGATCGCCTGCCGTGTCACGCATCGCGGCATCCGCCAGCTCACCGATTCCTTCTGCATCGCAGACGATCGGCACCTGGTCCGGCGCTTTCACAGCGACCACTTGCGGGGTGAAGCGGCGTTTGATGCACTGCAAGAAATCGACATTCCGCGTGCGCGTTTTGTGGCGATCTGGGAAGAGTCGGCGCCGGGTTTACACGCCACCACGACCGGCCTTTGATGCCTGATTTCCCTATGAAACAATGCCCCGATTCCATAGTTACATGTTGTAACAATATGAATGTTGTTGTTACATGCAATCGTTGCAAGTTGGCATGAGTTTTCTATTGCGATTCAATAAATTTGGCTATAATATCGGGTTAGGAAGGTTCTGCAATGAGAATTCCTAACGAGCGATAATTACCGGTAATTATTCATCGCATTAGACGTACTCACCTTTTAAGTTAATTAAGGAAAAATCATGAAAAAATCTCTGCTGATCGTGTCCCTGCTGGCTGTTGCTCTGGCTGCCTGCTCGAAAAAAGAAGAAACCACCGTGACCCCGGCAGCTCCGGCTGCTGAAACCACCGCTCCGGCTGCTGCTCCGGCCGCTCCGGCTGCTGACGCTGCTGCAACCCCGGCCGCTCCGGCCGCTGCTGACGCTGCCGCTTCGGCTGCTTCGGCTGCTGCTTCGGCTGCTTCGGCTGCTGCTGACGCTGCTTCGGCTGCTGCTGCTCCGGCTGCTTCGAAGTAATCAGCCCTGCTTTAGAAAAACCGGCCTGCGGGCCGGTTTTTTTACGTCCGTACCCGGAGCAGCAAGCGGGGGCGTAAAAAAAACCGGCCGCGCGGGCCGGTTTTGTATTGGCGATGCCGCCGCTTACTTCAGCTCGTCCGCCAGCAGCTTCAGGATCTTCGC
This window of the Massilia sp. WG5 genome carries:
- the mutS gene encoding DNA mismatch repair protein MutS, whose amino-acid sequence is MNVPHEINAAAAKALATAEKHTPMMQQYLRIKADYPTMLVFYRMGDFYELFFEDAEKAARILGITLTARGTSNGNPIKMAGVPFHSLDPYLAKLVKLGESCAICEQIGDPALAKGPVERKVVRVVTPGTLTDSDLLPEKAERPLLAVCTVPNRKHVTTGLAWLSLASGALKLMEFTADSRSAALRLVQELERIAPAEILRADAIADMFDEAPAGHMQNVPEWHFEVVHGHKALLDQLGVSTLSGFGADGLGAAFGAAGALLRYAQSTQGRGLQHVKSLAVESENEFIGLDAATRRNLELTETIRGMESPTLFSLLDGCRTAMGSRLLRHWIHHARREQSVARGRHEAIAALAEHDACAPLSATLAHVPDVERITTRIALLTARPRDLASLRDGLKQLPVLREGVASCFIPGEGSADRALLRDIHEAIAIPQDCLDLLARAIAEEPAAMVRDGGVFARGFDAELDELRALSENAGQFLVDLETRERARTGIANLRVEYNKVHGFYIEVTNGQADKVPEDYRRRQTLKNCERYITPELKAFEDKALSAQDRALAREKLLYDLLLGELAPHIACLQRVAGGIARIDALVALTAHAVRNNWCRPQLVDAPCLTIVEGRHPVVENQIERFIANDCRLSNDKRLLLITGPNMGGKSTFMRQVALITLLAYVGSYVPATSATIGPIDRIFTRIGASDDLANGRSTFMVEMTESAAILNGATEHSLVLMDEVGRGTSTFDGLALAWAIARHLIDTSRSFTLFATHYFELTQLPDAHPSAANVHLSAVEHKDSIVFLHAVQDGPASQSYGLQVAQLAGVPPAVIRAARKHLARLESQALDATPQLDLFAAAPCDDAGTSQELPQDRPAQAPQAAAAVPAAAESPALTLLDAIDPDALTPREALERLYELKRLASA
- a CDS encoding peptidylprolyl isomerase: MKIAQNTVVSVNYKLSDAQNNLIEDGAQPMVYLHGGYENTLPKIEEELDGKEVGYSSTIQIEPEDAFGDYDPSLLKVEERSRLPEPLEVGMQFEGMAEGSEDEPTIFTVTEISDDKVVLDGNHPLAGMALRFDLSVIDVRAATPEEITHGHVHGAHGHHHDDMDDGEEGDHFRSQPLN
- a CDS encoding cupin domain-containing protein translates to MKKLQLLGNITPAQFLRDYWHKKPLLIRQAIPDFKPLLKFDKLAELARLNHVESRVVAQTGSEWDMQHGPLQELPPRSQREWTLLVQGVNLHEPKADALLREFRFVPDARLDDLMVSFATDGGGVGPHFDSYDVFLLQAQGRRRWRIGAQQDLSLVEGLPLKILANFEPEEEFVLEPGDMLYLPPHYAHDGIAESECMTYSIGFRSPSFQELGEGFLQFMADSIDLPGRYADPDLQPAKNPAEIPKEMLASVIEELNKVRWDEEDVTIFLGEYLSEPKHNVFFTPVAKPLTVGRFMEQAAKRGLKLSPKTLMLYRGRHVFINGESFELKRADKAVLDQLANQRSLDGGMLEQASDDVLEALYTWYSDGWLELG